The following are from one region of the Mycolicibacterium helvum genome:
- a CDS encoding carotenoid oxygenase family protein, producing MTDITTGSANLPTEGQFFERGNYAPVPDELTEYDLPVDGAIPPELDGWYLRNGPNPREATGHWFTGDGMIHGVRIEGGAAKWYRNRWVRTDSFIDPFPLYREDGTRDLRAAVANTHVVNHAGKTLALVESSLPYEVTNDLETVGCYDFGGKLVDSMTAHPKICPTTGELHFFGYGSIFAPHVTYHRADASGELTINRPVDVKALTMMHDFALTAKHVIFMDLPIVFNLDIALAGEGDMPYRWDDNYGARLGVLRRDDPFGEIRWFEIDPCYVFHVANAHEGADGKSIVLQAVRYAELWRDNGGFDANAVLWSWTIDLQNGTVSERQLDDRAVEFPRIDDRLAGLPARYSVSVGDASLVRHDLTTGSAVEHRFATGLVPGGPGEAVFVPSASGPADESNGWYLGYVYDAVRDGSDLVILDASDFAGKPIARIQLPRRVPYGFHGNWIPA from the coding sequence ATGACGGACATCACCACCGGTTCAGCCAACTTGCCTACCGAGGGCCAGTTCTTTGAGCGTGGCAACTACGCGCCGGTGCCGGACGAACTCACCGAATACGACCTGCCCGTCGACGGAGCGATTCCACCCGAGCTCGACGGTTGGTATCTGCGCAACGGGCCGAACCCGCGTGAGGCAACCGGCCACTGGTTCACCGGCGACGGGATGATCCACGGTGTTCGCATCGAGGGCGGCGCGGCCAAGTGGTACCGCAACCGCTGGGTGCGCACCGACAGCTTCATCGATCCGTTTCCCCTCTACCGCGAGGACGGGACCCGCGACTTGCGGGCCGCGGTCGCAAACACCCACGTCGTCAACCACGCCGGCAAGACACTGGCGCTGGTCGAATCGTCACTGCCGTACGAGGTCACCAACGACCTGGAGACGGTCGGCTGCTACGACTTCGGCGGCAAGCTGGTCGACTCGATGACCGCCCATCCCAAGATCTGTCCGACCACCGGCGAGCTCCATTTCTTCGGCTACGGCAGCATCTTCGCCCCGCACGTCACCTATCACCGTGCCGACGCCAGCGGCGAGCTGACGATCAACCGTCCGGTCGACGTCAAGGCGCTGACGATGATGCACGACTTCGCCCTGACCGCGAAGCACGTCATCTTCATGGACCTGCCGATCGTGTTCAACCTCGACATCGCCCTGGCGGGCGAGGGTGATATGCCCTACCGATGGGACGACAACTACGGCGCCCGGCTGGGGGTGCTGCGCCGCGACGATCCGTTCGGCGAGATCCGCTGGTTCGAGATCGATCCGTGCTATGTCTTCCACGTCGCCAATGCCCACGAGGGTGCCGACGGTAAATCGATTGTCCTGCAAGCAGTTCGGTACGCTGAGCTGTGGCGTGACAACGGCGGCTTCGACGCGAACGCGGTGCTGTGGAGCTGGACCATCGATCTGCAGAACGGCACCGTCAGCGAGCGCCAGCTCGACGACCGGGCGGTGGAGTTCCCGCGGATCGACGACCGGCTGGCGGGTCTGCCGGCCCGCTACTCGGTTTCGGTCGGCGACGCCAGCCTGGTGCGCCACGACCTGACCACCGGTAGTGCCGTCGAACATCGCTTCGCCACCGGGTTGGTGCCGGGTGGTCCGGGGGAGGCAGTCTTCGTTCCGTCGGCGTCGGGACCTGCCGATGAGAGCAACGGCTGGTATCTCGGCTACGTGTACGACGCCGTGCGCGACGGCAGTGATCTGGTGATCCTGGACGCCTCCGATTTCGCCGGTAAGCCGATCGCCCGGATCCAGCTGCCGCGCCGCGTTCCCTACGGCTTCCACGGCAACTGGATTCCTGCTTAG
- a CDS encoding SDR family NAD(P)-dependent oxidoreductase: MGDFSALPGTAIVVGGSGGIGTAIVAMLAARGSRVAFTYYGNESKAAEIATGDVSAQRLDITDAAAVRRVIDSFAEQAGGVHTVVHAAGSHVPMRHLSTVEPDRFDQQLGTDAGGFFNVVAASLPHLRSSKGNLVAVTTAATRRFAVRDGLSVAPKAAIEALIRGIAAEEGRFGVRANCVGPGMLVEGNAQRLIADGDLDQKALDAARRNTPLGRFGSATDVAEAVCFLASPRAGFVTGQKLDVDGGYGV, translated from the coding sequence ATGGGTGACTTCAGTGCGCTGCCCGGCACCGCGATCGTCGTCGGCGGCAGCGGCGGGATCGGGACGGCGATCGTCGCGATGCTGGCCGCGCGGGGGTCGCGGGTGGCCTTCACCTACTACGGCAATGAAAGCAAGGCAGCCGAAATCGCTACCGGTGACGTCAGCGCGCAGCGGCTGGACATCACCGACGCCGCGGCGGTTCGGCGGGTGATCGATTCGTTCGCGGAGCAGGCCGGCGGGGTGCACACCGTGGTCCACGCTGCCGGATCCCACGTGCCCATGCGTCACCTCAGCACCGTCGAGCCGGATCGCTTCGATCAGCAGCTCGGCACCGATGCCGGCGGCTTCTTCAACGTCGTCGCGGCATCTCTCCCGCACCTGCGGAGCTCAAAGGGCAATCTGGTGGCGGTGACAACCGCGGCGACGCGGCGCTTCGCCGTGCGGGACGGACTATCGGTCGCCCCCAAAGCCGCGATCGAGGCTCTGATCCGCGGTATCGCCGCCGAGGAGGGCAGATTCGGGGTGCGCGCCAACTGTGTCGGCCCCGGCATGCTCGTCGAGGGTAACGCGCAGCGGCTGATCGCCGACGGCGACCTCGACCAGAAGGCGCTCGATGCCGCGCGCCGTAACACCCCCTTGGGCCGCTTCGGCTCTGCCACCGACGTCGCCGAAGCGGTGTGCTTTCTCGCCTCGCCGCGGGCGGGGTTCGTGACCGGCCAAAAGCTCGATGTAGACGGAGGTTACGGTGTCTGA
- a CDS encoding PadR family transcriptional regulator, translating to MNTPFPQFGGPDMGRPGFGPGFGPGFGPGFGFAPAGRGHRRGRREHRDQLREELREQFHEHGDHHDGPPFGPRGGFGPGFGPSFGPGFGPGFGPGFGPGGGRGGRRGHSRGRGKRGDVRAAILKLLAERPMHGYEMIQEIAERSQDLWKPSPGSVYPTLQLLVDEGLLVATESEGSKKLFELTDEGHAAVEKIETAPWDEITEGADPGQINIRAAVGQLFGAVRQAAFAANAEQQQRIVDIVNNARREIYQILGESE from the coding sequence ATGAACACCCCATTTCCCCAGTTCGGTGGCCCTGACATGGGCCGCCCCGGCTTCGGCCCGGGTTTCGGCCCCGGCTTCGGTCCCGGCTTCGGCTTTGCCCCCGCGGGTCGCGGACACCGCCGCGGCCGTCGCGAGCACCGCGACCAGTTGCGTGAGGAACTGCGCGAGCAGTTCCACGAGCACGGCGACCACCACGACGGTCCCCCCTTCGGCCCGCGCGGCGGGTTCGGTCCGGGCTTTGGCCCAAGTTTCGGCCCCGGCTTCGGCCCGGGTTTCGGCCCCGGCTTCGGCCCCGGCGGTGGACGCGGCGGTCGCCGCGGACATAGCCGTGGACGCGGTAAGCGCGGCGACGTGCGGGCCGCAATCCTCAAGTTGCTGGCCGAACGGCCGATGCACGGCTACGAGATGATCCAGGAGATCGCCGAACGGAGCCAGGACCTGTGGAAGCCGAGCCCCGGCTCGGTGTACCCCACCCTGCAGCTGCTGGTCGACGAAGGTCTGCTGGTGGCAACCGAATCCGAAGGCAGCAAGAAACTTTTCGAGCTGACCGACGAAGGACATGCCGCCGTCGAGAAGATCGAGACCGCACCGTGGGACGAGATCACTGAAGGCGCCGACCCCGGCCAGATCAACATCCGTGCCGCTGTGGGCCAGTTGTTCGGCGCCGTACGGCAAGCCGCTTTCGCGGCCAACGCCGAACAGCAGCAGCGCATCGTCGACATCGTCAACAATGCGCGTCGCGAGATCTACCAGATCCTCGGCGAATCGGAGTAA
- a CDS encoding PadR family transcriptional regulator, with amino-acid sequence MSLRYAALGLLAQRPGSGYDLLKRFEISMANVWPATQSQLYGELNKLADGGLIEVSDIGPRGRKEYRVTDAGRADLLRWMTNPQDDPPYRSAELLRVFLLGEMTTEQARAYVVSVAERAESEHARYEQLRDTLDWDANPAGFYGRAALEFGLRAEAMEADWARWLVKEIDKKSN; translated from the coding sequence GTGAGTCTTCGGTACGCGGCACTCGGCCTACTGGCCCAGCGGCCCGGCAGCGGGTACGACCTGCTCAAACGGTTCGAAATCTCGATGGCCAACGTCTGGCCCGCGACCCAGAGCCAGCTCTACGGCGAGCTCAACAAGCTGGCCGACGGCGGGCTGATCGAGGTCAGCGACATCGGCCCGCGCGGCCGAAAGGAGTACCGGGTCACCGACGCCGGCCGTGCGGACCTGCTGCGCTGGATGACCAATCCACAGGACGACCCGCCCTACCGCAGCGCCGAGCTGCTCCGGGTGTTCCTCCTTGGCGAGATGACAACGGAGCAGGCCAGGGCCTACGTGGTGTCAGTGGCCGAGCGCGCCGAAAGCGAACACGCCCGCTACGAGCAGCTGCGCGACACCCTCGACTGGGACGCCAACCCCGCCGGCTTCTACGGGCGCGCAGCCCTGGAGTTCGGGCTGCGCGCCGAAGCGATGGAGGCCGACTGGGCGCGCTGGTTGGTCAAGGAAATCGACAAAAAGTCAAACTGA
- a CDS encoding YegP family protein, whose protein sequence is MAGKFEITKDKAGKFRFRLKAGNGEIIAVSEAYETKASANNGIESVKKNAPDAAVVDLSE, encoded by the coding sequence ATGGCCGGGAAGTTTGAGATCACGAAGGACAAGGCGGGCAAGTTCCGGTTCCGGCTAAAGGCCGGCAACGGTGAGATCATCGCGGTATCAGAGGCTTACGAGACGAAGGCCAGCGCGAACAACGGCATCGAGTCGGTCAAGAAGAACGCGCCCGACGCTGCTGTCGTTGACTTGAGCGAGTGA